A window of Panicum virgatum strain AP13 chromosome 8K, P.virgatum_v5, whole genome shotgun sequence contains these coding sequences:
- the LOC120643884 gene encoding protein disulfide-isomerase — MATRSPAAWIPLLLALALALSARAEEAPAAAAAEGEAVLTLDVDTFDEAVAKHPFMVVEFYAPWCGHCKALAPEYEKAAQSLSKHDPPIVLAKVDANEDKNRPLATKYEVQGFPTLKIFRNQGKNIQEYKGPREAEGIVEYLKKQVGPASKEIKSPEDAASLIDDKKIYIVGVFTEFSGTEFRNFMEVAEKLRSDYDFGHTLHANHLPRGDAAVERPLVRLLKPFDELVVDSKDFDVAALEKFIDASSTPRIVTFDKNPDNHPYLLKFFQSSAPKAMLFLNFSTGPFDSFKSAYAAVAEEFKDKEIKFLIGDIEAAQGAFQYFGLKEEQAPLILIQDGDSKKFLKDHIEADQIVSWLKEYFDGKLSPFKKSEPIPEVNNEPVKVVVADSLHDVVFKSGKNVLIEFYAPWCGHCKKLAPILEEAATTLQSDEEVVIAKMDATVNDVPSEFDVQGYPTMYFVTPGGKVTSYDAGRTADEIIDFIKKNKETSGTTPASKKAAEAAPASEPVKDEL, encoded by the exons GCTGctgctcgcgctcgcgctcgcgctgtcggcgcgggcggaggaggcgcccgcggcggcggcggcggagggggaggcCGTGCTCACCCTCGACGTCGACACCTTCGACGAGGCCGTCGCCAAGCACCCCTTCATGGTCGTCGAGTTCTACGCCCCCTG GTGTGGACACTGCAAGGCACTCGCTCCAGAG TATGAGAAGGCGGCACAGTCGCTCAGCAAGCACGACCCACCGATTGTTCTCGCTAAGGTCGATGCGAATGAGGACAAGAACAGGCCGCTTGCTACCAAGTACGAGGTCCAAGGGTTCCCGACCCTCAAGATCTTCAGGAACCAGGGCAAGAACATTCAGGAGTACAAGGGACCTAGGGAGGCTGAGGGCATCGTTGAGTACCTGAAGAAGCAGGTCGGCCCTGCTTCCAAGGAGATCAAGTCACCGGAAGATGCGGCATCCCTTATCGATGACAAGAAGATCTACATT GTTGGTGTCTTCACAGAATTCAGTGGCACTGAGTTTAGAAACTTCATGGAGGTTGCTGAGAAGCTGAGGTCTGACTATGACTTCGGCCACACTCTGCACGCCAACCACCTCCCACGTGGTGATGCTGCGGTGGAGAGGCCATTGGTTAGGCTGTTGAAGCCATTTGATGAGCTTGTTGTTGACAGCAAG GATTTTGATGTTGCTGCACTGGAGAAGTTTATTGATGCTAGCAGCACCCCCCGTATTGTTACTTTTGACAAGAACCCTGATAACCACCCATACCTCTTGAAGTTCTTCCAAAGCTCAGCCCCCAAG GCTATGCTATTTTTGAACTTCTCCACTGGACCTTTTGACTCCTTCAAGTCTGCTTATGCTGCTGTTGCAGAGGAGTTCAAGGACAAGGAAATCAAGTTCCTCATTGGTGACATTGAAGCTGCCCAGGGTGCTTTCCAG TACTTCGGTCTGAaagaggagcaggcaccccttaTCCTCATCCAGGATGGTGACTCCAAGAAGTTCTTGAAGGATCACATTGAGGCTGACCAGATTGTCTCTTGGTTGAAGGAATACTTT GATGGCAAGTTGTCACCGTTCAAGAAGTCTGAGCCTATTCCAGAGGTCAACAACGAGCCTGTTAAGGTTGTTGTGGCTGACAGCCTGCACGATGTGGTGTTCAAGTCTGGCAAAAATG TTCTTATCGAGTTCTATGCCCCCTGGTGTGGACACTGCAAGAAGTTGGCGCCCATCTTGGAGGAGGCAGCCACCACACTTCAAAGTGATGAGGAAGTTGTGATTGCTAAGATG GATGCCACTGTGAACGACGTGCCCAGCGAGTTTGACGTCCAGGGCTACCCAACCATGTACTTCGTGACCCCCGGCGGGAAGGTCACCTCCTACGATGCTGGCAGGACGGCTGATGAgatcatcgacttcatcaagaagaacaaggagaCGTCCGGCACGACCCCGGCGTCCAAGAAGGCAGCGGAGGCAGCCCCGGCCTCCGAACCCGTGAAGGACGAGCTGTAA